From one Thermococcus sp. Bubb.Bath genomic stretch:
- a CDS encoding YkgJ family cysteine cluster protein — protein MRFKPKPFTEPVPFRCLYCLDCCRGRHIYLTLKDIERIAKTGKDPQDFVTFSVEGDKIRFVLAVREWDLGCVFHDPETGKCTIHDVNPIICRIYPFMVSRKPLGIGGEMPFEYRGQKLWLYYDESCPGINAEEPETTITPGEIAELGLEFEREFERTDMAGFAELIERLDGEGNG, from the coding sequence ATGCGCTTCAAGCCCAAACCCTTCACCGAACCGGTTCCGTTCAGATGCCTCTACTGCCTCGACTGCTGCAGGGGGAGGCACATCTACCTGACTCTTAAGGACATAGAGAGGATAGCGAAGACCGGAAAAGACCCCCAGGACTTCGTTACATTCTCCGTTGAAGGGGATAAAATCCGCTTCGTCCTCGCGGTGAGGGAGTGGGATTTGGGGTGCGTCTTCCACGACCCGGAGACCGGAAAGTGCACCATCCACGATGTTAATCCGATAATCTGCCGCATCTATCCTTTCATGGTCTCCAGAAAACCTCTTGGCATTGGTGGGGAGATGCCCTTTGAATACAGGGGGCAAAAGCTCTGGCTCTACTATGACGAGAGCTGTCCGGGGATAAACGCCGAGGAGCCGGAAACGACGATAACGCCGGGGGAGATAGCTGAACTCGGCCTGGAGTTTGAGAGGGAGTTCGAGAGGACAGACATGGCGGGGTTTGCCGAGCTGATTGAGAGGCTCGATGGTGAGGGAAATGGATGA